The segment CAACTGGTCCGCCAGCTCCTGCGGGAAAAACATGGATTCCCGGAGACTCAGGGAGCCATCGGGCCGCTTGGTGCAGAACAGCGAGAGTTTGGAGCTCAGCAGGGACAGGCAGAGATCAGTCAGGGATGCAGGAGACGCCTCGTCCTGGAACAGGACCCGGGTTATCATTAAATACTGAGATATTTTAAGAAAAACTTtaactttaaagtgaagtgattgtcacttgtgatacacagctgcacagcacacggtgcacagagtgaaatttgtactctgcattttacccatcaccctgagtgagcagtgggcagccatgacatgcgccaggggagcagtgtgtggggacggtgctttgctcagtggcaccttggcggatcgtgattcgaaccggcaaccttctgatacagggccgcttccttaaccgctagaaaTATCGTTCCAGAGGTCAAATAAAAACCAGATCAGTCATGATTTCTGTGGCGTGACAAGAGTATTTAGGTATCAGTATTTCAATCCGGGCTAACCTTCTTATACAGTCTAGCCTTTAACAGCTCCCCCCTCCTCACCAGTAACACAGATAGTTACCGATGCTGCCAGAAATGTGTAGCTCTCTGTTCAGTTATTTTCATTAGTTGTGAACGcttcactaactcactcttctctttccctatccttcaccatccacccCACTGTGGACGGTGTGTCCTGCCTGGGGTTTCCTGGTTCTGAGTGATCATGTACCATGTGCTGACCCCATCTGatagtcacctgctgggactctaaCACGCTACCTGGATGCTAAATTCATTATACAAAAGTGGACAGCAAAAACATTCACGCCATCATTTTCtggatgtatttcattgtaatccagtgctgaccagaggaggatgggttctcCTTGCTGAGTCtgggttcctctcaaggttttttCCTTGCCaatgttgcctctggcttgctcacctcGGACTTTGGACACGGTTCTATTTGCTaggcgctttgtgacaatgtacattgtaaaaagcgccatataaataaagactgatTGGTAAAAAGTGAAATAGGTTTCAAGGCAGCACGGCACCGAGTACTCACCATCGTTCTTCAAATGCGGCAGAGACGCAGATATGTGCGTGGAACCCGGACGGAACCCGACACGGACTGGGACGAGACCCACCAAAGCCGGTTTACAGCGGGACTAACGCCGTGATCTTCATGTTCCCTGGAGAGACGGAGCAGCTCCGCAGCTCGGGGTTTGTTTTGGAGACGCAGGAAACGGCCGCCGCTCTCACCTCACACGGAACAGTTCCGAACCGGAAGTGCGTCATCAACCGCGTAATGTACGGCGAAGACGGTTATTCAGTAGAATTTAGCGTATTTACACGCACACGAGTTTTCTAGAGCCTCGTTATTGAGTTGTTGGTGTTTTTTACATTCCGGAATGAAGAAATTATGTGAGAAGAATCAAGCGATCAATCGTCGAAGACGTGACTGATCCTGGGTCAGATCGTGTTTGGTGTTGATGAATGTCACCTCGATGCTGGAATAAAATTCACTGTTCCCAGATCAGTGCTAGACGGAATCCGGGGTGGATCGGATTAGGAAAGTCGGAAGTAGTTTGCAAAAACCTAGCTGGCAACCTCAGGAGTTAAGTCTTCATGGCTTTCTTTTGGCGCTGATCGAACATTCGCGCGTTGTGTTGCGTTTTTATCAAGaagaattgttttatttaatcttCGCTGCTGTTCAGAAACCCTCCGCTCGTCTGCGCGGTTTGCACCAAGGTCACCCGTGGCCAGCAGGACACGTGCGCCTTGGGACACTTTAGATCCGTTTTGCAGTTCGGGGAGGGGGAACTCTTCGCACGGAAATGGCTGGACTGATTAATTTTGAGGACGAAAAGGAAGTGAAGCAGTTCTTGGATAATTTAGGAGTGGAGTACAGCTACCAGTGCTACCGGCAGAAAGACCCGGAAGGTAAGAAGTCGCTGCGCTGTCCCGCACCGGGGGTGCTGAAATCTGGTCATTTCTTTTTGGTATAACGtacatgattttatttaatttagggacacctggttttatttaaaaggggATTATGTGCATGCTTGTATTTAATTTACTGGGTAATGTACATGATCTTATTTAATTGATGTCATTTCTGATTGAGTTTAATTAGATTTCTAGCTGGTGAAAGTTTCCTGGATTTCAGTACATGCCTCTGCTCGACTTCTAGGCTGCCATCGGCTGGCTGATTACCTGGAGGGGGTGAAAAGGAACTTCGAGGCGACCGCCCAGGTGCTGAAGCACAACTGCGAGGTGCACGGCCACGGCGAGAGCTGCTATAAACTCGGATCTTACCACGTCAGTGGAAAAGGTAGCAGGACTGTCCACAGTCCCTCGCATGCGCGTGCATCCTGATTCTGACTGTGGTCTGCTTCTGCAGGTGGCGTGGCCGAGTGCCTGAAAACCGCCTACTCCTGCTTTGTCCGCTCCTGCAACAGTGGAGGTAGGAAATCGGTGGACGCCTGCCATAACGTGGGACTGCTGGCCCACGATGGACGGGCGATGGAGGGAGGTCCAGACGCCGGCGCGGCCAGACAGTACTATGAGAGGGCCTGTGCAGGGGGATTTGCCCCCAGCTGCTTCAACCTGAGTACACTGTACATCCAGGGCTCTCCCGGTCTGGAGAAGAACATGCCACTGGCACTGAAATACGCCGTGCGGGCATGTGAGCTCGGACATGTGTGGGGCTGCGCGAATGCCAGTCGCATGTTCAAACTGGGTGATGGGACGGCTCAAGATGATCAAAAGGCAGAAGATCTGAAGAACAGAGCCAGAGAGCTGCATGGACAGCAGAAGGAGCGCCAGTTGAAGTTCGGAGAGTAAGGGGGAGGCGTTTCACTGGTTTCTCcagttttattcaaatgtaacAGAAGTTTGGAAGTATGGTGTAATGCCCTGTTCAGCATAAATAAAACGAATCTTGTGGATAATTATGGTGATGCGTTGTCCTGTCTGAACAAGTTACTGTAATGTCTACCGTTCTCTCGCTTCGCCGCCAGGTGGCGCCGTATTCTTTCAAAATGCACAGAATGCACAGGTTTCGATAATTTCCCATAATTTATTATCCTATGAAAAAGGAATTCCCATTCATGTGTAAATGCTGACCCCCTACGATTAAGTCCGTAAGTTCAAATTCAAGGCGGGATCCAGACGTCAGCACCGCACACGTGGCGACGTGCGGGGTGGGAATAGAAACATTCTCCAAGAACGTGGATAAATCCAGGTGGGAAATTTCgctttttcatatatatatatatatacatatatatatataaataagcgCTTCGGCACGTGGTCCGTTGACCGGCGACCGGGGCCCCGCCCCTCCGGCCGCCACCTGTCGGCTCCGGTCGCGCCGGAGCTCCGCCCCCCCAGATCCTCGCGGCGCGCCGAGTGAAAGCGGCGCCCGGCTCGCCGCTGCTCCTCCTGCCGAATCCGGCGTCCCTCCCGCGGCGTGGGCTGGATTCCACGGTCCCCGCGTCCGTTCACCGCGGCGGTGGAAGAGGTGAGCGGCGCTTTATCTTCCAATTCCTGGCGAACGGCGGACCTGTGGGCGCGGCTAACGCCGCTAGCCGCACTAG is part of the Denticeps clupeoides chromosome 19, fDenClu1.1, whole genome shotgun sequence genome and harbors:
- the coa7 gene encoding cytochrome c oxidase assembly factor 7 → MAGLINFEDEKEVKQFLDNLGVEYSYQCYRQKDPEGCHRLADYLEGVKRNFEATAQVLKHNCEVHGHGESCYKLGSYHVSGKGGVAECLKTAYSCFVRSCNSGGRKSVDACHNVGLLAHDGRAMEGGPDAGAARQYYERACAGGFAPSCFNLSTLYIQGSPGLEKNMPLALKYAVRACELGHVWGCANASRMFKLGDGTAQDDQKAEDLKNRARELHGQQKERQLKFGE